In Denitratisoma sp. DHT3, one DNA window encodes the following:
- a CDS encoding iron transporter translates to MIQTAFPTLRTLVLAAALGLTALSAAAVEYPIGTPQQRNGMEIAAVYLQAVAMEPDGMMRKAEESDIHMEADIHALANNPNGFEEGAWIPYLMVKYEVTKQGSNQKIAGDFMPMVANDGPHYGDNVKLFGPGKYHVKYTILPPSANPHAHFGRHTDRLTGVRPWFKPFDVEFEFTYVGIGKKGGY, encoded by the coding sequence ATGATCCAGACCGCTTTCCCGACGCTGCGCACCCTCGTCCTGGCCGCCGCCCTGGGCCTCACCGCCCTGTCCGCCGCCGCCGTCGAATACCCGATCGGCACCCCGCAGCAGCGCAACGGCATGGAAATCGCCGCGGTCTATCTGCAGGCCGTCGCCATGGAGCCGGACGGCATGATGCGCAAGGCCGAGGAATCGGACATCCACATGGAGGCCGACATCCACGCGCTGGCCAACAACCCGAACGGCTTCGAGGAAGGGGCGTGGATTCCCTACCTGATGGTCAAGTACGAAGTGACCAAGCAGGGCAGCAACCAGAAGATCGCCGGCGACTTCATGCCCATGGTGGCCAACGACGGCCCCCATTACGGCGACAACGTGAAGTTGTTCGGGCCCGGCAAGTACCACGTCAAATACACCATCCTGCCGCCCAGCGCCAATCCCCACGCCCATTTCGGCCGCCACACCGACCGGCTCACCGGCGTGCGGCCCTGGTTCAAGCCGTTCGACGTGGAATTCGAATTCACCTACGTCGGCATCGGCAAGAAAGGCGGGTATTGA
- a CDS encoding EAL and HDOD domain-containing protein, whose protein sequence is MVFAPVSARQPPMDCTRYSFAYQPILNAAQASVAVELLYRRADGAEEPAMMADAVVSAFIHSGLDDLLRLRRAFVPASAALLASDLLNLLPADRFALEIDLATLHACAERCRILRTKGFRIVIDLSGGGASARDGLGDAATQADMVKFDAAAVAGGGIDDLVMEAWGQGAQLYARGVDQPEQFEALKRKGFHLFQGYHFARRTEIAGKRADPQKMAVLDLLSKLAGDKDDRVLEEAFKADPVLSVHLLRLVNSSAFALPTSIRSIKHAFSILGRKQLTRWLQVLLYVLHGEGHASPLMELALRRARFMEYVLTYRTHHVTTMLQEEAYMVGLLSLADVLMGWPMEKVAKRLNLADELCEALVERRAPLGHLILLCEALEQADFDEVNRIADELQLSQEQVMTAQAEALTWAQHICEGGAAREDSVPQQQQRQDQGQ, encoded by the coding sequence ATGGTCTTTGCGCCCGTTTCCGCCCGCCAGCCACCCATGGATTGCACCCGCTACAGCTTCGCCTACCAACCCATCCTCAACGCCGCCCAGGCCTCGGTGGCCGTCGAATTGCTCTACCGGCGCGCGGACGGCGCCGAGGAACCGGCGATGATGGCCGACGCCGTGGTGAGCGCCTTCATCCATTCGGGTCTGGACGACTTGCTGCGCCTGCGGCGGGCCTTCGTGCCCGCCTCGGCGGCGCTTCTGGCGAGCGATCTGCTCAACCTGCTGCCGGCCGACCGCTTCGCCCTGGAAATCGACCTGGCCACGCTGCACGCCTGCGCCGAGCGCTGCCGGATCTTGCGGACCAAGGGCTTTCGCATTGTCATCGACCTCTCGGGCGGCGGCGCAAGCGCCCGGGACGGCCTGGGAGACGCCGCCACGCAGGCCGACATGGTCAAGTTCGACGCCGCCGCCGTGGCCGGCGGCGGCATCGACGATCTGGTGATGGAAGCCTGGGGCCAGGGCGCGCAGCTCTACGCCCGCGGCGTGGACCAGCCCGAGCAATTCGAGGCGCTCAAGCGCAAGGGCTTTCACCTGTTCCAGGGCTACCATTTCGCGCGCCGCACCGAGATCGCCGGCAAGCGCGCCGACCCCCAGAAAATGGCGGTGCTGGACCTGCTTTCCAAGCTGGCCGGCGACAAGGACGACCGGGTGCTGGAGGAAGCCTTCAAGGCCGATCCGGTACTCTCCGTGCATTTGCTGCGCCTGGTGAATTCATCGGCCTTCGCGCTGCCCACCTCGATCCGCAGCATCAAGCACGCCTTTTCCATCCTCGGCCGCAAGCAACTGACCCGCTGGCTGCAGGTGCTGCTCTACGTGCTGCACGGCGAGGGCCACGCCTCGCCGCTGATGGAGCTGGCGCTGCGCAGGGCGCGCTTCATGGAATACGTGCTGACCTACCGCACCCATCACGTCACCACCATGCTGCAGGAGGAGGCCTACATGGTGGGTCTTCTGTCCCTGGCCGACGTGCTGATGGGCTGGCCCATGGAGAAGGTGGCGAAGCGCCTGAACCTGGCCGACGAATTGTGCGAAGCCCTGGTGGAGCGGCGGGCTCCCCTCGGCCACCTGATCCTGCTGTGCGAAGCCCTGGAACAGGCCGATTTCGACGAAGTCAATCGCATCGCCGACGAACTGCAGTTGAGTCAGGAACAGGTGATGACGGCCCAGGCCGAGGCGCTGACCTGGGCCCAGCACATCTGCGAGGGCGGCGCCGCGCGGGAGGATTCAGTGCCGCAACAGCAGCAGCGCCAGGACCAGGGCCAGTAA
- the ubiB gene encoding ubiquinone biosynthesis regulatory protein kinase UbiB — MRIFRLLKIIRVSLAFGLDQLILEHEPSGRLLRLARWLLFWRDLSAPRAVRLRQALEALGPIFVKFGQLLSTRRDLLPSDIADELARLQDQVPAFPWEQARARLEACYGKPVDQVFTRFEQVPVASASVAQVHFAELPDGREVAVKILRPGIERVIDHDLALLDAGALLLERLWSDGKRLRPREVVAEFDKYLHDELDLMREAANCAQLRRNFAHSPLLLVPEVYWDWCDESVMAMERMQGVPISQVETLRARGVDIPALARAGVEIFFTQVFRDGFFHADMHPGNVFVATEGVHKGKYIALDFGIVGTLTATDQHYLAQNFLAFFRRDYKRVAEVHVESGWVPPDTRIDEFEAAIRAVCEPIFDRPLKDISFGRVLLRLFQASRRFNVVIQPQLVLLQKTLLNIEGLGRQLDPDLDLWQTAKPFLERWMREQVGWRGLVRNLKQEAPQWASLLPALPRLAHQALAAAERSRVSEELAALRATQARQGRWLALTAILLALVLALLLLRH, encoded by the coding sequence GTGCGCATTTTTCGTCTTCTCAAGATCATTCGCGTCAGCCTTGCTTTCGGCCTGGATCAGTTGATTCTCGAGCACGAACCGAGCGGCCGCCTGCTGAGGCTGGCGCGATGGCTGCTGTTCTGGCGCGATCTGTCCGCGCCCCGCGCCGTGCGTCTGCGCCAGGCCCTGGAGGCCCTGGGGCCGATCTTCGTCAAGTTCGGCCAGTTGCTGTCCACCCGCCGCGACCTGCTGCCGTCGGACATCGCCGATGAACTGGCCCGGCTGCAGGATCAGGTCCCGGCCTTTCCCTGGGAGCAGGCCCGCGCACGGTTGGAGGCCTGCTACGGCAAGCCGGTGGATCAGGTCTTCACCCGCTTCGAACAGGTGCCGGTGGCGTCTGCGTCGGTGGCCCAGGTCCACTTCGCCGAGTTGCCCGATGGCCGCGAGGTCGCGGTCAAGATCCTGCGTCCGGGCATCGAACGGGTGATCGACCACGACCTGGCGCTGCTGGATGCGGGCGCCCTGCTGCTGGAGCGGCTCTGGTCGGATGGCAAGCGCCTGCGGCCGCGCGAGGTGGTGGCGGAATTCGACAAGTACCTGCACGACGAACTGGATCTGATGCGCGAGGCCGCCAATTGCGCCCAGTTGCGGCGCAATTTCGCCCATTCGCCGCTGCTGCTGGTGCCCGAGGTGTATTGGGACTGGTGCGACGAGTCGGTGATGGCGATGGAGCGCATGCAGGGCGTTCCCATCTCCCAGGTGGAGACGCTGCGCGCCCGCGGCGTCGACATCCCGGCCCTGGCCCGGGCCGGGGTGGAAATATTCTTCACCCAGGTGTTCCGGGACGGCTTTTTCCACGCCGACATGCATCCGGGCAACGTCTTCGTCGCCACCGAGGGCGTCCACAAAGGCAAGTACATCGCCCTGGACTTCGGCATCGTCGGCACGCTGACCGCCACCGACCAGCATTATCTGGCGCAGAACTTCCTGGCGTTTTTCCGCCGCGACTACAAGCGGGTGGCCGAGGTTCACGTGGAGTCGGGCTGGGTGCCGCCGGATACCCGCATCGACGAGTTCGAGGCGGCGATCCGCGCCGTCTGCGAGCCGATCTTCGATCGGCCGCTGAAGGACATTTCCTTCGGCCGCGTGCTGTTGCGCCTGTTCCAGGCTTCGCGCCGCTTCAACGTGGTGATCCAGCCGCAACTGGTGCTGCTGCAAAAGACCCTGCTCAATATCGAGGGCCTGGGACGGCAACTGGACCCGGACCTGGACCTGTGGCAGACCGCCAAGCCCTTCCTGGAGCGCTGGATGCGGGAGCAGGTGGGTTGGCGCGGCCTGGTGCGCAACCTGAAGCAGGAGGCGCCGCAATGGGCGTCCCTGCTGCCGGCCCTGCCGCGCCTGGCCCACCAGGCGCTGGCGGCGGCGGAACGCAGCCGGGTGAGCGAGGAACTGGCCGCGCTGCGCGCCACCCAGGCCCGGCAGGGGCGCTGGCTCGCGCTGACGGCGATCTTACTGGCCCTGGTCCTGGCGCTGCTGCTGTTGCGGCACTGA